In Carassius gibelio isolate Cgi1373 ecotype wild population from Czech Republic chromosome B2, carGib1.2-hapl.c, whole genome shotgun sequence, a single genomic region encodes these proteins:
- the LOC127950462 gene encoding gastrula zinc finger protein XlCGF67.1: MESVEQEREDPDPETRAHTDEESGEQKDLMEEESEEELNKNSSRKKVSQKRESCSCGQCGKSFTCKRSLMEHMRIHTGETPFSCSHCGKLFKYKGSLTDHVRIHTGEKPYTCPHCGRRFTHRTSLSGHIKLHTGEKPFTCQQCGKGFLKKTLYNYHLQTHSDVKPHICPKCGKGFNLATHLKSHEMVHVEVKPYYCPPCGRSYNTMTELRRHQKSFIHNRFLPLERLMRQSGSSDHGLPSGLNMSFTKTPAVKILPFQF, from the exons ATGGAGTCTGTAGAACAGGAGCGAGAAGACCCGGATCCAgaaacacgcgcacacacagacGAAGAGAGCGGCGAACAGAAAG acCTGATGGAAGAGGAAAGTGAAGAAGAACTGAATAAAAACTCTTCTAGAAAGAAAGTGTCACAGAAAAGAGAGTCGTGCAGCTGcggtcagtgtggaaagagtttcacgtGTAAGAGAAGCCTGATGGAGCACATGAGAATCCACACCGGAGAGACGCCTTTCTCCTGCTCTCACTGCGGAAAACTGTTTAAATACAAAGGAAGCCTCACGGATCACGTCCgaatccacaccggagagaagccgtaCACGTGCCCTCACTGTGGAAGGAGATTCACTCACAGAACAAGTCTGTCAGGACACATTAAgctccacaccggagagaaacctttcacGTGCCAGCAGTGTGGGAAGGGGTttctaaaaaaaacactgtacaaTTATCACCTCCAAACCCACTCTGATGTGAAGCCCCACATCTGTCCTAAGTGTGGGAAGGGTTTTAATCTGGCAACACACCTGAAATCACACGAGATGGTTCACGTGGAAGTGAAGCCGTATTACTGCCCTCCATGCGGGAGGAGTTACAATACAATGACCGAACTTAGAAGACATCAAAAGTCCTTCATACATAATAGATTCCTGCCCCTAGAGAGACTGATGCGCCAGAGCGGCTCCTCAGATCATGGCTTGCCCTCAGGACTGAACATGTCCTTCACTAAAACACCTGCAGTCAAGATCTTACCCTTTCAGTTCTAG